Proteins encoded together in one Anaerotignum propionicum DSM 1682 window:
- the ymfI gene encoding elongation factor P 5-aminopentanone reductase: protein MSLKGKTVFITGSSRGIGQGIAFAFAKAGCNIILNASKSKEALLEMEKQLARDNIPVLALLGDASDYDTCKKMFQTIEDTFGSVDILINNAGISHIGLFSDMNPQEWQNLIAVNLYSVFNCTHLAVADMVRKKSGSIINISSMWGELGASCEAVYSASKGGINSFTKAMAKELGPSGIRVNAIACGVIETQMNAAFDEGERKALADEISLMRFGTPAEVAKLALFLAEESSSYLTGQIITLDGGMH from the coding sequence TTGAGTCTAAAGGGTAAAACCGTTTTCATAACCGGCTCCTCCCGAGGCATCGGCCAAGGAATTGCCTTTGCCTTTGCCAAAGCAGGCTGTAATATCATTTTAAATGCATCAAAGAGCAAGGAAGCCCTTTTAGAAATGGAGAAACAGCTTGCAAGAGATAACATTCCCGTTCTTGCCCTCCTTGGAGACGCTTCCGATTATGATACTTGCAAAAAAATGTTCCAAACAATAGAAGATACCTTTGGCAGTGTTGATATCTTAATCAATAATGCTGGTATTTCTCATATTGGGCTTTTTTCTGATATGAACCCTCAAGAGTGGCAAAACCTAATAGCTGTGAACCTTTATTCTGTATTTAATTGCACCCATCTAGCGGTAGCTGACATGGTGCGGAAAAAAAGCGGCTCAATCATTAACATCTCCTCTATGTGGGGTGAGTTGGGGGCATCCTGCGAAGCAGTTTATTCTGCCTCAAAGGGTGGCATCAACAGCTTTACAAAAGCAATGGCAAAGGAGCTTGGCCCTTCGGGAATCCGTGTGAATGCCATCGCCTGCGGTGTCATTGAAACTCAAATGAATGCAGCCTTTGATGAAGGGGAGCGAAAAGCACTTGCAGACGAAATATCACTCATGCGTTTTGGAACACCAGCGGAAGTGGCGAAGCTGGCACTTTTTTTAGCCGAGGAATCTTCGTCCTATCTTACCGGACAGATTATCACCTTAGACGGAGGCAT